From the Syntrophales bacterium genome, the window GGTAACATTATCCCCCTCTTTCAGAAATACGGGAGGAATCCGTGTAAATCCCACCCCCTCGGGTGTCCCCGTCAGGACTACCGTCCCGGGCAGGAGCGTCAGGGAGCGGCTAATATCACTGATTATTGCCGAGATGTCGAAAATCATGTCGGATGTATTGGAATCCTGCATAATCTCACCGTTGAGCATCGCCCGGATTCTAAGCCTATCCGCGTTTTTTACCTCATTTTTCGTCACGAGATATGGCCCGATGGGGCAAAACGTATCAAAACTCTTGCCCCTCGCCCATTGTTTCTTCTGCTTGAGTGCCTGCCAGTCACGGGCGCTGACATCGTTGGCGCAGGTATATCCCAGCACATAGTTCAGGGCCTCGGCGCGCGAAACATTTTTTGCCTTCTTCCCGATTATGACGGCAAGTTCCGCTTCATAGTCCACCTCGTTGGGCCCTGCGGCGGGAAGCACGATCGGTGCTCCATGGCCAATGATGCTGGTGGTGGCCTTCAGAAACATGACCGGGCTCTCAGGTTCCCGTATCTCTGTTTCCTCGGCATGTTTCCCGTAATTCAGGCCAAGGGCGATGATATTCGGCGGAGAGACGGGGGGGAGGAGGGTCTCTATACGCTCCACCCTGCTCGACAGTGCAATCTCTCCGAAGATATCACCATCAATGACCGTGGCCCTGTCCGGCAGGTCGGGATCGAACGCTCCAGACAATACCTCCCCGCTCGGTGAGCGGAATCTCACAATCTTCATTC encodes:
- a CDS encoding fumarylacetoacetate hydrolase family protein produces the protein MKIVRFRSPSGEVLSGAFDPDLPDRATVIDGDIFGEIALSSRVERIETLLPPVSPPNIIALGLNYGKHAEETEIREPESPVMFLKATTSIIGHGAPIVLPAAGPNEVDYEAELAVIIGKKAKNVSRAEALNYVLGYTCANDVSARDWQALKQKKQWARGKSFDTFCPIGPYLVTKNEVKNADRLRIRAMLNGEIMQDSNTSDMIFDISAIISDISRSLTLLPGTVVLTGTPEGVGFTRIPPVFLKEGDNVT